In Pseudomonas hamedanensis, a single window of DNA contains:
- a CDS encoding tRNA-uridine aminocarboxypropyltransferase, translated as MNHAPNAVARLRDQREDEGIKPIQARGFRSERCRDCRVIISHCLCAWRPSVETRSGVCLIMTGKEVFKPSNTGWLIADVVRDNHAFIWSRTEPDRRMLALLNDPQWQPYLVFPGEYVEPSRVTNSVALDSSKRPLFILLDATWTEARKIFRKSPYFDRLPILSLLPDKLSRYRLRRSTRSEHLCTAEVAALCLELAGDRDAASALDAYFDVFSQHYLGAKQQLEMNQSTPAHAELLPYIPKPQPELAQ; from the coding sequence ATGAATCACGCCCCCAACGCCGTCGCCCGTTTGCGCGACCAGCGCGAGGATGAAGGCATCAAGCCGATTCAGGCCCGCGGCTTTCGCTCCGAGCGTTGCCGTGATTGCCGGGTGATCATCAGTCATTGCCTATGCGCCTGGCGTCCCAGCGTCGAGACCCGTTCCGGCGTGTGCCTGATCATGACCGGCAAGGAAGTGTTCAAACCGAGTAATACCGGTTGGCTGATTGCCGACGTGGTGCGCGATAACCACGCGTTCATCTGGTCTCGCACCGAGCCTGACCGGCGGATGCTGGCGTTGCTCAACGATCCGCAATGGCAGCCCTATCTGGTGTTTCCCGGCGAATACGTCGAGCCGTCGCGCGTGACCAACAGCGTCGCCCTCGATAGCAGCAAGCGCCCCCTGTTCATCCTGCTCGATGCTACCTGGACCGAAGCCCGGAAGATTTTCCGCAAGAGTCCGTATTTCGATCGCTTGCCGATTCTGAGCCTGCTGCCCGACAAGCTGTCGCGCTACCGCTTGCGCCGCTCGACCCGCAGCGAACATCTGTGCACCGCCGAAGTCGCGGCGCTGTGCCTGGAGCTGGCCGGCGACCGTGATGCCGCTTCAGCGCTGGACGCCTATTTCGACGTGTTCAGCCAGCATTACCTCGGCGCCAAGCAGCAGCTGGAAATGAATCAATCGACGCCGGCCCACGCTGAGTTGCTGCCCTATATACCAAAGCCGCAGCCGGAGTTGGCCCAATAG
- a CDS encoding PA3611 family quorum-sensing-regulated virulence factor, whose translation MLRLIVPTAAILLASSFTAQAASLSEQNLNRELRNVAAQSSVGTPRAINEDILDQGYTVEGTQLINHLSVQKSHADKMRADPKAVYFQLGASVCNNPSYRKLMAKGAIMRYDFTEVKTNKAIGSASYQESDCPKAAPGKKK comes from the coding sequence ATGCTGCGCCTTATCGTTCCCACCGCTGCCATTCTGCTGGCGTCGTCCTTCACCGCTCAGGCTGCATCCCTGAGTGAGCAGAATCTGAACAGAGAGCTGCGCAACGTCGCCGCCCAAAGCAGCGTCGGCACGCCTCGGGCAATCAATGAAGACATTCTTGACCAGGGCTACACCGTCGAAGGCACTCAGTTGATCAACCACCTGAGCGTACAAAAGAGCCACGCCGACAAAATGCGTGCCGACCCGAAAGCGGTGTACTTCCAGCTCGGTGCCTCGGTCTGCAACAACCCGTCGTACCGCAAGCTGATGGCCAAGGGTGCGATCATGCGTTACGACTTCACCGAAGTGAAAACCAACAAGGCCATCGGTTCCGCCAGTTATCAGGAATCGGACTGCCCGAAAGCCGCCCCGGGGAAGAAGAAGTAA
- a CDS encoding LOG family protein, translated as MPYQPNDLLSRHFQENGPDLVSQVEEQLKRVSPDSPNLPIYRDMILTVLRMAQEDHNRWNAKITLQALRELEQAFRVLEQFKGRRKVTVFGSARTPVEHPLYAMARELGAALTRADMMVITGAGGGIMAAAHEGAGRDHSLGFNITLPFEQHANPTVDGTDNLLPFHFFFTRKLFFVKEADALVLCPGGFGTLDEALEVLTLIQTGKSPLVPVVLLDAPGGTFWQGAMDFIRNQLENNRYILPTDMKLMRLVYTVDEAVEQINQFYSNFHSSRWLKRQFVIRMNHKLSDQALAQMQDEFADLCLSDQFHQHAYSGEEHDEAQFSHLARLAFAFNGRTHGRLRELVDYINLPENWADSKPPTAQRSREPSSVI; from the coding sequence ATGCCTTACCAACCGAATGACCTCTTGAGCCGTCATTTTCAGGAAAACGGCCCCGACCTCGTCAGCCAGGTCGAAGAACAACTCAAGCGTGTTTCACCCGACAGCCCCAACCTGCCCATTTACCGCGACATGATCCTGACCGTGTTGCGCATGGCCCAGGAAGATCACAACCGCTGGAACGCCAAAATCACCTTGCAAGCCCTGCGCGAACTGGAACAAGCGTTTCGGGTACTGGAACAATTCAAGGGGCGACGCAAAGTCACCGTGTTCGGCTCGGCGCGCACGCCGGTGGAACATCCGCTTTACGCCATGGCGCGCGAACTCGGCGCAGCCTTGACGCGCGCCGACATGATGGTCATCACCGGTGCCGGGGGCGGCATCATGGCTGCCGCGCACGAAGGAGCCGGACGTGATCACAGCCTGGGGTTCAACATCACCCTGCCCTTCGAGCAACATGCCAACCCCACCGTGGACGGCACCGACAACCTGCTGCCTTTCCACTTCTTCTTCACGCGCAAACTGTTCTTCGTCAAGGAAGCTGATGCCCTGGTGCTGTGTCCGGGCGGTTTTGGCACGCTGGATGAAGCGCTGGAAGTGCTGACCCTGATCCAGACCGGGAAAAGTCCACTGGTGCCGGTGGTCCTGCTGGATGCGCCGGGCGGCACGTTCTGGCAAGGCGCGATGGATTTCATCCGGAATCAGCTAGAGAACAACCGCTACATTCTGCCGACCGATATGAAGCTGATGCGTCTGGTCTACACCGTTGACGAAGCGGTCGAACAGATCAATCAGTTCTACAGCAACTTCCACTCCAGCCGCTGGCTCAAACGGCAGTTCGTGATCCGCATGAACCATAAGCTCAGCGATCAGGCACTGGCGCAGATGCAGGACGAATTCGCGGATCTGTGTTTGAGCGATCAGTTTCATCAACACGCCTACAGCGGTGAAGAACACGACGAAGCGCAATTCAGCCACTTGGCGCGCCTGGCATTTGCCTTCAATGGCCGCACGCACGGGCGTCTGCGTGAACTGGTCGATTATATCAATCTGCCTGAAAACTGGGCCGATTCCAAACCGCCCACAGCACAACGCTCGCGCGAACCTTCCAGCGTGATTTGA
- the recX gene encoding recombination regulator RecX, with protein sequence MTLVLDTLVAVRRTAMDLLARREHGRVELTRKLRQRGAEAELIETALDRLTEEGLLSEARYLESFVSYRARSGYGPLRIREELSQRGLQRADIELALRESGIDWQAQLQDTWQRKFSGHLPIDAKERAKQGRFLAYRGFSMEMINRLFSGRGMDD encoded by the coding sequence ATGACACTTGTACTCGATACCCTCGTCGCGGTGCGGCGAACCGCCATGGACCTGCTCGCACGTCGCGAGCATGGTCGAGTCGAGCTGACGCGCAAGCTGCGTCAGCGTGGCGCTGAGGCGGAGCTGATCGAAACAGCCCTCGACCGTCTGACGGAAGAGGGACTGCTTAGCGAAGCCCGATACCTTGAAAGTTTTGTCTCCTATCGCGCCCGCTCTGGCTATGGCCCTCTGCGAATTCGCGAGGAGCTGAGTCAGCGCGGTTTGCAACGCGCCGATATCGAACTCGCTCTGCGCGAAAGCGGTATCGACTGGCAGGCGCAGCTTCAGGATACGTGGCAACGCAAGTTCTCCGGGCATTTGCCCATTGATGCGAAGGAGCGAGCCAAACAAGGCCGTTTTCTTGCGTATCGGGGGTTCTCGATGGAGATGATCAACCGCTTGTTCAGCGGTAGAGGGATGGACGATTAA
- the recA gene encoding recombinase RecA gives MDDNKKKALAAALGQIERQFGKGAVMRMGDQDRQAIPSISTGSLGLDIALGIGGLPKGRIVEIYGPESSGKTTLTLSVIAQAQKAGATCAFVDAEHALDPEYAGKLGVNVDDLLVSQPDTGEQALEITDMLVRSNAVDVIIVDSVAALVPKAEIEGEMGDMHVGLQARLMSQALRKITGNIKNANCLVIFINQIRMKIGVMFGSPETTTGGNALKFYASVRLDIRRTGAVKEGDEVVGSETRVKVVKNKVASPFRQAEFQILYGKGIYLNGEMIDLGVLHGFVEKSGAWYAYEGTKIGQGKANSAKFLADNPEVAAKLEKQLRDKLLAPVADVKALASRDKVDNMAEADVDV, from the coding sequence ATGGACGACAACAAGAAGAAAGCCTTGGCTGCGGCCCTGGGTCAGATCGAACGTCAATTCGGCAAGGGTGCCGTAATGCGTATGGGCGATCAGGACCGTCAGGCGATCCCATCCATCTCCACTGGCTCTCTGGGTCTGGACATTGCACTCGGCATCGGCGGCCTGCCAAAAGGCCGTATTGTTGAAATCTACGGTCCTGAATCTTCCGGTAAAACCACACTGACGCTGTCGGTGATCGCCCAGGCGCAAAAAGCTGGCGCGACCTGCGCATTCGTCGATGCCGAACACGCCCTCGATCCTGAGTACGCCGGCAAACTGGGCGTTAACGTCGACGACCTGCTGGTATCCCAGCCGGACACCGGCGAACAGGCGCTGGAAATCACCGACATGCTGGTGCGTTCCAACGCTGTTGACGTGATCATCGTCGACTCCGTGGCGGCACTGGTGCCGAAGGCTGAAATCGAAGGTGAAATGGGCGACATGCACGTCGGCCTGCAAGCCCGTCTGATGTCTCAGGCGCTGCGTAAAATCACCGGTAACATCAAGAACGCCAACTGCCTGGTGATCTTCATCAACCAGATCCGCATGAAGATCGGCGTGATGTTCGGCAGCCCGGAAACCACCACCGGTGGTAACGCGCTGAAGTTCTACGCCTCGGTTCGTCTCGATATCCGCCGTACCGGCGCGGTGAAAGAAGGCGACGAAGTGGTCGGCAGCGAAACCCGCGTCAAGGTTGTGAAGAACAAGGTCGCTTCGCCGTTCCGTCAGGCCGAGTTCCAGATTCTTTACGGCAAGGGCATCTACCTCAATGGCGAGATGATCGACCTGGGCGTGCTGCACGGTTTCGTCGAGAAGTCCGGCGCCTGGTATGCCTACGAAGGCACCAAGATCGGTCAGGGCAAGGCCAACTCGGCCAAGTTCCTGGCTGACAATCCGGAAGTCGCCGCCAAGCTCGAGAAGCAACTGCGTGACAAGCTGCTGGCACCAGTGGCAGACGTCAAGGCTTTGGCCTCCCGGGACAAGGTCGATAACATGGCCGAGGCCGATGTCGACGTTTGA
- a CDS encoding CinA family protein — MKEITQLAAELGRHLQVLNAHVTTAESCTGGGIAEAITRVAGSSAWFEAGYVTYSNRQKTQQLNVPGELFETVGAVSRDVVEAMVRGAQDKSLARFAVAVSGVAGPDGGTPNKPVGTVWLAWGVGDAVSSEVQHFAGNRDEVRRQTVKAALEGLVRLAAREIENQG; from the coding sequence GTGAAAGAGATCACCCAACTGGCCGCCGAGCTTGGCCGACACCTGCAAGTGCTCAATGCCCACGTGACCACCGCCGAGTCGTGTACCGGCGGCGGCATCGCCGAAGCGATCACTCGGGTTGCGGGCAGTTCGGCGTGGTTCGAGGCAGGGTATGTCACCTATTCGAACCGGCAGAAAACCCAGCAACTGAATGTGCCCGGTGAGTTGTTCGAAACGGTGGGCGCGGTCAGTCGGGACGTTGTCGAAGCCATGGTGCGCGGCGCCCAGGATAAAAGCCTGGCGCGGTTTGCCGTGGCGGTCAGCGGAGTCGCCGGTCCTGACGGTGGCACACCGAACAAGCCGGTGGGCACGGTGTGGCTGGCCTGGGGCGTCGGTGATGCGGTTTCCAGCGAGGTGCAGCACTTTGCCGGCAACCGCGACGAAGTCCGCCGACAAACGGTGAAGGCCGCGCTAGAGGGGCTTGTGCGACTAGCGGCACGAGAAATCGAAAATCAGGGGTAG
- a CDS encoding lysis system i-spanin subunit Rz encodes MSGSWRVIGLLLLAAGAFAAAWQFQDWRYGRQLAEQARLNAETLNQLTQAAASAQQAEQVKRLALEQRLAASEQTHYRALSDAQRDQDRLRDRLATADVRLSVLLDAGDVAQGCNVPAATGAGGVDHATVRARLDPAHAQRIIAITDTGDRALIALQACQAYVRALQPEHLE; translated from the coding sequence ATGTCCGGCTCCTGGCGGGTGATCGGCCTGTTGCTGCTGGCTGCCGGGGCGTTCGCAGCAGCGTGGCAGTTTCAGGACTGGCGCTACGGCCGGCAACTGGCCGAGCAGGCCCGGTTAAACGCCGAAACGCTCAATCAACTGACGCAGGCCGCTGCGAGCGCACAACAGGCCGAGCAGGTTAAACGGCTGGCTCTGGAGCAACGGCTCGCGGCCAGTGAACAAACCCATTACCGAGCGCTGAGCGATGCCCAACGTGATCAGGATCGCCTGCGCGATCGCCTTGCCACTGCTGATGTCCGGCTGTCAGTCCTTCTCGACGCCGGCGACGTTGCCCAAGGCTGCAACGTGCCTGCCGCCACCGGCGCCGGCGGCGTGGATCATGCAACCGTACGCGCCCGACTTGACCCGGCGCATGCTCAACGAATTATCGCCATCACCGACACCGGTGACCGCGCATTGATTGCCTTGCAGGCTTGTCAGGCCTATGTCAGAGCGTTGCAGCCCGAACATCTTGAATGA
- a CDS encoding glycoside hydrolase family 19 protein: MQITEKHLIDIMPNARSQAGVFVSALNSAMARHRIDTPKRVAAFLAQVGHESGQLRYVRELGNNQYLSKYDTGTLALRLGNTPEADGDGQKYRGRGLIQITGRANYRQCSLGLFGDERLLSLPELLEQPQWAAESAAWFWAQKGLNELADADQFNTITRRINGGLNGLQDRLDIWARARAVLCPAPGG, from the coding sequence ATGCAAATCACTGAAAAACACCTGATCGACATCATGCCCAACGCCCGCTCCCAAGCGGGCGTTTTTGTTTCGGCTCTCAACTCCGCCATGGCCCGGCATCGCATCGACACGCCGAAACGTGTTGCTGCGTTCCTGGCACAGGTCGGTCACGAGTCCGGTCAATTGCGTTACGTGCGGGAGCTGGGCAACAACCAGTACCTGAGCAAATACGACACCGGCACGCTGGCGCTGCGTCTGGGCAATACTCCGGAAGCAGACGGCGACGGACAAAAATATCGGGGGCGCGGGCTGATTCAGATCACCGGTCGCGCCAATTATCGCCAGTGCAGCCTCGGATTATTTGGCGATGAACGCTTGTTGTCGTTGCCTGAATTGCTCGAGCAGCCGCAATGGGCCGCTGAATCGGCGGCGTGGTTCTGGGCGCAAAAGGGCCTGAATGAACTGGCCGACGCCGATCAGTTCAACACCATTACGCGCCGGATCAACGGCGGGTTGAACGGCTTGCAGGATCGTCTGGATATCTGGGCGCGGGCGAGGGCGGTGCTATGTCCGGCTCCTGGCGGGTGA
- a CDS encoding glycine-rich domain-containing protein — MDYPKSVPSVGLVNGKFVNEDAIAGLPGSLIPAAWGNGVTDELLNVINSAGLEPSETDVNQLLLAVKKLSQAGEDKHASDIGAANLYMVNYVPAVSVLKDGLALRFTAANANTGASTFAPNGLLPKPLVSLALSALRPAEIVGGSVCSVVYSAALDSWVLVYASGGNAASGRLLGVKTFTASGTYVPTVGMRNVLVSLVGGGGGSSGIAATNSNQISLAGGGASGSYAQAWLSAGVIGQSQIITVGARGAAGSVSTGGGSGGTSSIGSLVSATGGGGSPWNEALVLPGFGLYVGGFPSLISSGGNIINTAGAAGSPGICLSGSTLAGHGANSPLGSGGYGNSVALSLAAPGSGFGSGAGGIANTFNQPARPGGAGAPGVVIIHEYA, encoded by the coding sequence GTGGATTATCCAAAAAGCGTTCCCAGCGTAGGGCTGGTAAATGGAAAATTTGTCAATGAGGACGCCATCGCAGGTTTGCCTGGCTCGCTGATCCCTGCGGCCTGGGGCAACGGCGTTACCGATGAGTTGTTGAATGTCATCAACTCCGCCGGGCTCGAACCGAGCGAAACGGACGTGAACCAACTGCTGCTGGCGGTGAAAAAGCTCAGCCAGGCTGGTGAAGACAAGCACGCCTCGGACATCGGCGCGGCCAACCTCTACATGGTCAACTACGTCCCGGCGGTCAGCGTGTTGAAGGATGGCTTGGCACTGCGCTTCACCGCGGCAAATGCCAACACCGGAGCGAGCACTTTCGCCCCGAATGGATTGCTGCCCAAGCCGTTGGTGAGCCTCGCACTGAGCGCATTGCGCCCGGCCGAAATCGTCGGCGGCAGCGTCTGTTCGGTGGTGTACAGCGCAGCGCTGGACAGTTGGGTGCTGGTGTATGCGAGCGGCGGTAATGCGGCAAGCGGTCGGTTGTTGGGGGTGAAGACGTTTACTGCGTCGGGCACTTATGTGCCGACAGTGGGGATGAGGAATGTGTTGGTCTCGCTCGTCGGCGGAGGCGGCGGCAGTTCGGGCATCGCCGCGACGAATTCCAATCAGATCTCTTTGGCTGGCGGCGGCGCTTCTGGTAGTTATGCGCAAGCATGGTTGTCCGCTGGTGTGATCGGACAAAGCCAGATCATTACCGTCGGGGCCCGTGGTGCGGCTGGTTCGGTCAGTACAGGTGGAGGGAGTGGCGGCACCAGTTCGATAGGTTCACTGGTTTCAGCCACCGGGGGTGGCGGGTCTCCATGGAACGAAGCGCTTGTTCTCCCTGGATTCGGCTTGTACGTGGGCGGCTTTCCCAGCCTGATCTCAAGCGGCGGCAATATCATCAATACTGCGGGAGCAGCAGGTAGCCCCGGGATTTGCCTTAGCGGCTCGACACTGGCGGGCCATGGTGCGAATTCACCGCTTGGAAGTGGCGGTTACGGCAACAGTGTAGCGTTGAGTCTCGCTGCACCGGGATCCGGGTTTGGCTCAGGCGCGGGCGGAATCGCTAACACATTCAATCAACCGGCCAGACCCGGCGGCGCAGGTGCCCCGGGCGTCGTCATCATCCACGAGTACGCCTGA
- a CDS encoding phage tail assembly chaperone, giving the protein MYYFSPTTSGFYHSDLHGLNIPADAFVLSEGEYCALVSNAPEGTVLSLDIDGRPKRVPVVAQRHDSIERAWRNQMLQSTQWLVLRDAEELETGEGTTLRAEEFKQLLAYRQALRDWPDHPEFPDARSRPVEPDWLGALTF; this is encoded by the coding sequence ATGTATTATTTTTCCCCGACTACCAGCGGTTTTTATCATTCTGATTTGCACGGCCTGAATATTCCCGCCGATGCGTTTGTACTCAGCGAAGGCGAGTACTGCGCGCTGGTATCGAATGCTCCGGAAGGAACGGTCCTTTCCCTTGATATTGACGGCCGTCCGAAGCGGGTTCCAGTGGTTGCCCAACGCCATGACTCAATTGAGCGTGCCTGGCGCAACCAGATGCTTCAGAGCACCCAATGGCTGGTTTTGCGTGACGCCGAAGAATTGGAAACCGGCGAGGGCACGACCCTGCGCGCTGAAGAATTCAAACAGCTACTGGCGTATCGGCAGGCATTGCGCGACTGGCCTGATCACCCGGAGTTTCCAGATGCGCGCTCGCGGCCGGTAGAACCCGATTGGTTGGGCGCTCTGACTTTCTAA
- a CDS encoding gp53-like domain-containing protein has translation MDYPKSLPSAGLVNGRFVDEDPVTGTPGSLIPASWGNSVTQEILEVIKSSGVAADEGDNTQLRSAINALILKKQNESLAAQEDAEAGTNAAKLMTPLRVFQAIARKVQQATEAFVGTAKIASQAEVNAGTADSSIVTPKKLKLGFMVRLGTSGYVVFPSWMGGVIIQWVNGSASQTGNNNNGELNLWPLVFPNALYVAVATHEGTSTATFLTWNAVSTVSRQVGINVRCPDYSNSTISARIIGIGN, from the coding sequence ATGGATTACCCAAAAAGTTTGCCAAGTGCCGGTTTGGTAAATGGCAGATTTGTCGATGAAGATCCCGTCACAGGCACGCCCGGTTCGCTGATCCCTGCAAGTTGGGGTAACAGCGTAACGCAGGAAATTCTTGAAGTTATCAAAAGTTCAGGCGTGGCGGCGGACGAAGGCGATAACACGCAGCTTCGATCAGCGATCAACGCGTTAATCCTGAAGAAACAAAACGAAAGCCTGGCCGCTCAAGAAGACGCTGAGGCTGGTACGAACGCAGCGAAACTGATGACACCCTTGCGGGTTTTTCAAGCAATAGCCAGGAAGGTTCAGCAAGCGACAGAGGCGTTCGTGGGGACGGCGAAAATTGCCTCTCAGGCCGAGGTCAATGCGGGCACTGCGGATTCATCGATCGTTACCCCTAAAAAACTCAAACTTGGATTTATGGTGCGACTGGGTACTTCTGGTTATGTGGTTTTCCCTTCATGGATGGGCGGAGTCATCATCCAGTGGGTTAACGGCAGTGCCAGTCAGACCGGCAATAACAATAATGGCGAGCTGAATTTATGGCCGCTGGTATTCCCGAATGCATTGTATGTCGCCGTGGCTACTCATGAAGGTACGTCGACAGCAACTTTCCTGACATGGAATGCCGTTTCGACCGTCAGCAGGCAGGTAGGCATCAATGTGCGCTGCCCTGATTACTCCAACTCCACTATCTCTGCGCGCATTATCGGCATAGGGAATTGA
- a CDS encoding phage tail assembly chaperone — MAIYARVENGVVVEQIDTGEYEIGQLFAPSFVEAMVRVPDGQEVEVGAPLDTLPTADEPLPAPQHSVLLQTSISAEPASATPARAWRQASLVATEWLVTRHRDEQALGRGTHLQAAHYLELLEYRQALRDWPGSPNFPVLSSRPKVPLWLASVNG, encoded by the coding sequence ATGGCCATTTATGCACGGGTCGAGAACGGCGTGGTCGTCGAGCAGATCGACACTGGGGAGTACGAGATCGGTCAGCTGTTTGCTCCGTCTTTCGTCGAGGCGATGGTGCGGGTGCCGGATGGCCAGGAGGTCGAGGTCGGCGCGCCGCTCGACACGCTACCGACCGCAGACGAACCATTGCCGGCCCCGCAACACTCAGTGCTCCTCCAAACATCCATCAGTGCAGAACCAGCATCGGCAACACCAGCTCGCGCCTGGCGTCAGGCATCGCTTGTAGCGACCGAATGGCTGGTCACTCGCCATCGTGACGAGCAGGCGCTGGGGCGCGGCACCCACCTCCAGGCCGCGCACTATCTGGAACTGCTCGAATATCGCCAGGCGCTGCGCGACTGGCCCGGTTCGCCAAACTTTCCAGTATTGAGTTCCAGGCCGAAAGTACCGCTTTGGCTTGCAAGCGTTAACGGCTGA
- a CDS encoding tail fiber assembly protein has translation MTYYYVVDETNQVLTGPIELPVTPGIGVQVPGNVIELTQLLPEAEPGYVWVWRDGKASQLIDLRNRFVYRKDNGTYVYWTELGPLPDYLTAKVRPSTYYFWKDDDWVLDIEAERAGQAAQADVDRDAHLREVVIRVAPLQYAYDLGEATGDQLALLQAWKRYALNLARIEQQVGYPALIEWPTAPAKSVASPTV, from the coding sequence ATGACTTATTACTACGTCGTGGACGAAACAAACCAGGTACTCACTGGCCCGATCGAATTGCCGGTGACGCCGGGAATAGGAGTTCAGGTTCCCGGTAACGTGATTGAGTTGACGCAATTGTTGCCTGAAGCCGAACCGGGCTATGTATGGGTCTGGCGCGACGGCAAGGCATCGCAATTGATCGACTTGCGAAACCGGTTCGTCTATCGAAAAGACAACGGCACCTATGTTTATTGGACCGAACTGGGCCCGCTACCCGATTACCTTACGGCCAAGGTTCGCCCAAGCACTTATTACTTCTGGAAGGATGATGACTGGGTGCTCGACATCGAAGCCGAGCGGGCAGGCCAGGCGGCGCAGGCCGACGTGGATCGCGACGCTCATCTGCGCGAGGTGGTCATTCGGGTCGCGCCGTTGCAGTACGCCTATGACTTGGGAGAAGCGACGGGCGATCAACTGGCTTTGTTGCAGGCGTGGAAACGTTATGCACTGAACCTGGCCCGGATTGAACAGCAGGTCGGTTACCCGGCGCTCATTGAGTGGCCCACCGCACCGGCAAAAAGTGTTGCCTCACCCACTGTCTGA
- a CDS encoding phage tail protein — protein sequence MDYPKSVPSVGLLDGRFVDENPVAGTPGSLIPAVWGNAVTEEILSVINGAGLTPAEGDNRQLLKALRALLALASPMATAITNVAVSKALTASELGLVLVDATNGATTISLPPADGNLGVRDVIVRRLDNSSSRLVVRAAGTDKVRFHTHLAPAGYPFLVLMGSGDWWHLRSDGAGNWWPIGRFDSTPLGRIAFETTALLSPGGYGPLNGAVFSRSDWPWLWDHAQQSGALTSEAARAGAEGGWTSGDGSLTFRGPEGRGEFIRLCDEGRGADPARSLGSWQIDLFRSHRHELKSDMLGVPVVSAPSGAPDALFNQANFSLGFTENTGGAETRPRNIAYTGRIKLI from the coding sequence ATGGATTATCCAAAAAGCGTCCCCAGCGTCGGCCTGCTTGATGGCCGTTTCGTCGATGAGAATCCCGTGGCAGGTACGCCGGGGTCCTTAATACCTGCAGTCTGGGGAAACGCGGTCACCGAAGAAATACTCAGCGTCATCAACGGCGCGGGTCTGACGCCTGCTGAAGGTGACAATCGCCAACTGCTCAAGGCCTTACGAGCGCTATTGGCGCTGGCCAGTCCGATGGCCACGGCAATCACAAATGTCGCGGTTTCCAAAGCGTTGACAGCATCGGAACTCGGCTTGGTGCTGGTCGATGCAACCAATGGCGCAACCACCATCAGCCTTCCGCCAGCGGATGGAAACCTCGGCGTTCGCGACGTGATCGTCCGCCGCCTGGACAACTCTTCCTCGCGGCTGGTCGTGCGTGCTGCCGGCACCGACAAGGTGAGATTTCACACTCATCTTGCTCCGGCAGGTTACCCGTTTCTCGTGCTCATGGGATCCGGGGACTGGTGGCATCTGCGCAGTGACGGGGCCGGTAACTGGTGGCCCATCGGACGTTTCGATAGCACACCTTTAGGCCGCATTGCCTTCGAAACAACCGCACTACTGAGCCCCGGCGGATACGGTCCGCTTAACGGTGCTGTATTCAGTCGTAGCGACTGGCCGTGGCTATGGGATCACGCACAACAGTCCGGTGCCTTGACAAGCGAGGCCGCCAGAGCAGGGGCGGAAGGCGGCTGGACCAGCGGCGACGGTAGCTTGACGTTTCGTGGGCCGGAGGGCCGCGGTGAGTTCATCAGGCTCTGCGACGAAGGCCGAGGTGCAGACCCCGCCCGCTCGCTCGGTAGCTGGCAGATCGACCTGTTCCGTTCTCATCGGCATGAACTCAAGAGCGACATGCTCGGCGTGCCGGTGGTTTCGGCCCCAAGCGGTGCACCTGATGCATTGTTCAATCAAGCCAACTTCAGTCTTGGTTTCACCGAAAACACCGGCGGCGCGGAAACGCGCCCGCGCAATATTGCTTATACCGGCAGAATCAAACTCATCTGA
- a CDS encoding phage tail protein codes for MMIIHELHQFEDGLRPAQPSSGHEWDGEKWQLSAGRVAELELQEAERLCAKVDAAADNARNALAGDPLKAMEYAQAAADAQAFQDASYPKKEVPLSVAAWVVKGRTAKQAAEQILGKADQLTDHLLTLRTLRLKAKAQIRTQAGQGNSSLARIAADEALAAIRALTVRVCD; via the coding sequence ATGATGATCATTCATGAACTGCATCAATTCGAGGACGGACTGCGCCCGGCACAACCGTCCTCAGGCCATGAGTGGGACGGTGAAAAGTGGCAACTCAGCGCCGGGAGAGTCGCCGAGCTGGAGCTGCAAGAAGCTGAACGCCTCTGCGCCAAAGTCGACGCTGCCGCCGACAACGCTCGCAACGCATTGGCAGGCGATCCGCTCAAAGCGATGGAGTACGCACAGGCTGCCGCAGACGCTCAGGCTTTTCAGGACGCCAGTTACCCGAAAAAAGAAGTGCCGCTTTCCGTTGCCGCATGGGTTGTCAAAGGCCGCACGGCCAAACAGGCGGCGGAGCAGATTCTCGGCAAGGCCGATCAACTGACCGACCATTTGCTGACCCTGCGGACCTTGCGCTTGAAGGCCAAGGCGCAGATTCGTACGCAGGCTGGACAAGGCAATTCGAGTCTCGCCCGTATCGCCGCTGACGAAGCGCTGGCTGCCATTCGCGCATTGACCGTGAGGGTCTGCGACTGA